In one window of Onychomys torridus chromosome 5, mOncTor1.1, whole genome shotgun sequence DNA:
- the LOC118584410 gene encoding cathepsin Q-like isoform X1 — protein MTSAVFLVILSIGIMSGASAHDPSLDAEWEEWKIDYEKSYSLEEEAMRRTVWEKNLKIIKDHNGENGLGKNGFTMEMNEFGDMTNEEFKDMMVNIPIPYHNTGKSIWKRSVGGGCPPKFVDWRKDLPEFVNWRKEGYVTSVRKQGKCGSCWAFAATGAIEGQIFRKTGKLTPLSVQNLVDCSKPHGNNGCDWGNTYNAFQYVLHNGGIEAEATYPYERKEGPCRYDPMNSAAKIKEFVALPEGEDILMDAVATKGPIVAGIDAFHDSFLFYKTGIYHEPKCNSYVVNHAVLVVGYGCEKNETHSESYWLIKNSWGKKWGLSGYMKFAKDWNNQCQISSYAQYPIV, from the exons ATGACTTCTGCTGTGTTCCTGgttatcctgagcataggaattATGTCAGGTGCTTCAGCACATGATCCCAGTTTGGATGCTGAATGGGAAGAATGGAAGATAGATTATGAAAAATCATACAGCCTG gaggaagaagcaaTGAGGAGAACAGTATGggaaaaaaacttgaaaattatTAAAGATCACAATGGGGAGAATGGTCTTGGGAAGAACGGCTTCACCATGGAAATGAATGAGTTTGGTGACATG ACCAATGAAGAATTCAAGGACATGATGGTTAATATCCCTATTCCATATCACAACACGGGGAAAAGCATCTGGAAACGTTCTGTTGGTGGTGGTTGTCCACCCAAATTTGTGGATTGGCGAAAGGATTTACCGGAATTTGTTAACTGGCGAAAGGAAGGCTATGTGACGTCTGTGCGGAAACAG GGTAAATGCGGTTCATGTTGGGCTTTTGCTGCAACTGGTGCCATAGAAGGACAAATATTCCGTAAAACAGGGAAACTGACCCCTCTGAGTGTGCAGAACCTAGTGGACTGTTCTAAACCTCATGGCAATAATGGCTGTGATTGGGGTAATACATACAATGCCTTTCAGTATGTTTTGCACAATGGAGGTATAGAGGCTGAGGCAACCTACCCATATGAAAGAAAA GAAGGACCCTGCAGGTATGACCCTATGAATTCAGCTGCTAAAATCAAAGAATTTGTTGCTCTCCCTGAAGGTGAGGATATTCTAATGGATGCTGTAGCCACTAAAGGGCCCATTGTTGCTGGAATAGATGCTTTCCATGATTCTTTTCTGTTCTACAAGACAG GTATTTATCATGAGCCAAAATGCAACAGCTATGTTGTGAATCATGCAGTTCTTGTGGTTGGCTATGGatgtgaaaaaaatgaaacacacagtGAAAGCTACTGGCTGATCAAGAACAG CTGGGGTAAAAAATGGGGCCTGAGTGGCTACATGAAATTCGCCAAAGACTGGAACAACCAGTGCCAAATTTCTTCATATGCCCAATACCCTATTGTGTGA
- the LOC118584410 gene encoding cathepsin Q-like isoform X2: MTSAVFLVILSIGIMSGASAHDPSLDAEWEEWKIDYEKSYSLEEAMRRTVWEKNLKIIKDHNGENGLGKNGFTMEMNEFGDMTNEEFKDMMVNIPIPYHNTGKSIWKRSVGGGCPPKFVDWRKDLPEFVNWRKEGYVTSVRKQGKCGSCWAFAATGAIEGQIFRKTGKLTPLSVQNLVDCSKPHGNNGCDWGNTYNAFQYVLHNGGIEAEATYPYERKEGPCRYDPMNSAAKIKEFVALPEGEDILMDAVATKGPIVAGIDAFHDSFLFYKTGIYHEPKCNSYVVNHAVLVVGYGCEKNETHSESYWLIKNSWGKKWGLSGYMKFAKDWNNQCQISSYAQYPIV; this comes from the exons ATGACTTCTGCTGTGTTCCTGgttatcctgagcataggaattATGTCAGGTGCTTCAGCACATGATCCCAGTTTGGATGCTGAATGGGAAGAATGGAAGATAGATTATGAAAAATCATACAGCCTG gaagaagcaaTGAGGAGAACAGTATGggaaaaaaacttgaaaattatTAAAGATCACAATGGGGAGAATGGTCTTGGGAAGAACGGCTTCACCATGGAAATGAATGAGTTTGGTGACATG ACCAATGAAGAATTCAAGGACATGATGGTTAATATCCCTATTCCATATCACAACACGGGGAAAAGCATCTGGAAACGTTCTGTTGGTGGTGGTTGTCCACCCAAATTTGTGGATTGGCGAAAGGATTTACCGGAATTTGTTAACTGGCGAAAGGAAGGCTATGTGACGTCTGTGCGGAAACAG GGTAAATGCGGTTCATGTTGGGCTTTTGCTGCAACTGGTGCCATAGAAGGACAAATATTCCGTAAAACAGGGAAACTGACCCCTCTGAGTGTGCAGAACCTAGTGGACTGTTCTAAACCTCATGGCAATAATGGCTGTGATTGGGGTAATACATACAATGCCTTTCAGTATGTTTTGCACAATGGAGGTATAGAGGCTGAGGCAACCTACCCATATGAAAGAAAA GAAGGACCCTGCAGGTATGACCCTATGAATTCAGCTGCTAAAATCAAAGAATTTGTTGCTCTCCCTGAAGGTGAGGATATTCTAATGGATGCTGTAGCCACTAAAGGGCCCATTGTTGCTGGAATAGATGCTTTCCATGATTCTTTTCTGTTCTACAAGACAG GTATTTATCATGAGCCAAAATGCAACAGCTATGTTGTGAATCATGCAGTTCTTGTGGTTGGCTATGGatgtgaaaaaaatgaaacacacagtGAAAGCTACTGGCTGATCAAGAACAG CTGGGGTAAAAAATGGGGCCTGAGTGGCTACATGAAATTCGCCAAAGACTGGAACAACCAGTGCCAAATTTCTTCATATGCCCAATACCCTATTGTGTGA